A genome region from Streptomyces antimycoticus includes the following:
- a CDS encoding YwqG family protein: MTTEPDALHTLARTHLPADLAARWTGLLRPAAHLRPAGAADPVVGRLGGLPRLPEGTDWPVWEGHGPLGFVADLDCAALPGEELDIPLPADGRLAFFYYGDEDDDALVDTADPDTWAGARVLHLPPASADAPVRPAPPGLTPYPELPLTVHMAPSAPDFDLPALTAACGEDAFPDAFERAIWDHQSGAAHQIGGHAQAVQGAVEIVVAHGALGGRDVSWEDPRLDEEAGRWVLLAQFDSDEDADMMWGDCGALYWLIRPDDLAAGRFEEAMFAWQCC; encoded by the coding sequence ATGACGACCGAGCCCGACGCGCTGCACACCCTGGCCCGCACCCACCTGCCCGCCGACCTCGCCGCCCGCTGGACCGGGCTGCTGCGCCCGGCCGCCCACCTCCGCCCGGCCGGGGCGGCCGATCCGGTCGTCGGCCGGCTCGGTGGGCTGCCCCGGCTGCCCGAGGGCACGGACTGGCCGGTGTGGGAGGGGCACGGGCCGTTGGGTTTCGTCGCGGATCTGGACTGCGCCGCGCTGCCTGGCGAGGAGCTGGACATACCGCTGCCCGCCGACGGCCGCCTGGCCTTCTTCTACTACGGCGACGAGGACGACGACGCGCTGGTCGACACCGCCGACCCGGACACCTGGGCCGGTGCCCGCGTGCTCCACCTCCCGCCCGCGTCCGCCGACGCGCCCGTACGGCCCGCGCCGCCCGGTCTCACCCCCTACCCGGAGCTGCCGCTGACCGTCCATATGGCCCCGAGCGCCCCCGACTTCGATCTGCCCGCGCTGACCGCCGCGTGCGGCGAGGACGCGTTTCCGGACGCGTTCGAGAGGGCGATATGGGACCACCAGAGCGGCGCGGCCCATCAGATCGGCGGTCATGCCCAGGCCGTTCAGGGCGCGGTGGAGATCGTGGTGGCCCATGGCGCGCTGGGCGGGCGGGATGTGTCGTGGGAGGACCCACGGCTCGACGAGGAGGCGGGGCGCTGGGTGCTCCTCGCGCAGTTCGACTCCGACGAGGACGCGGACATGATGTGGGGCGACTGCGGCGCGCTGTACTGGCTGATCCGCCCCGACGACCTCGCCGCGGGCCGCTTCGAGGAGGCCATGTTCGCCTGGCAGTGCTGCTGA
- a CDS encoding NAD-dependent epimerase/dehydratase family protein produces MHIFVTGASGYIGGTVAVRLLRAGHHVSGLTRDPAKAGQLTRLGIEPVVGSLDDADLLAARARRADAVVNAADSDHRAAVETLIAALAGSGKALIHTSGSSTVGIGTEGEASEAVHDEDVLDPGSAWEPDHPVRAARVAIDRLVLGAAEREVRSAVLCDSLIYGQGRGPGRDSVLIAALVRQARAGGVVRHVGPGRNIWSTVHVDDVADLYLLALEKTPPGAFYFVENGEESFGAIAEAIARSLGLPGPRPWDPDAPDNVWDPQFARHALGSNSRVRARRARDLLGWDPRHRSITDWILRELR; encoded by the coding sequence ATGCATATCTTCGTCACCGGCGCGAGCGGCTACATCGGCGGCACCGTCGCCGTCCGCCTGCTCCGAGCAGGCCACCACGTCAGTGGGCTGACCCGCGATCCGGCCAAGGCCGGGCAGCTCACCCGGCTGGGCATCGAGCCGGTGGTGGGTTCGCTCGACGACGCGGACCTCCTCGCCGCGCGGGCCCGCCGCGCCGACGCCGTGGTCAACGCGGCCGACAGCGACCACCGCGCGGCCGTGGAGACGCTCATCGCCGCCCTGGCCGGATCGGGCAAGGCGCTGATCCACACCAGCGGCTCCAGCACGGTCGGCATCGGCACGGAGGGCGAGGCGTCGGAGGCGGTTCACGACGAGGACGTCCTGGACCCGGGATCGGCCTGGGAGCCCGACCATCCCGTCCGGGCGGCCCGGGTCGCCATCGACCGCCTGGTGCTCGGCGCGGCCGAGCGGGAGGTGCGGTCGGCGGTGCTGTGCGACAGCCTGATCTACGGGCAGGGGCGGGGCCCGGGCCGGGACAGCGTCCTGATCGCCGCACTGGTGCGGCAGGCCCGCGCCGGTGGAGTGGTCCGCCATGTCGGCCCCGGCCGCAACATCTGGTCCACCGTCCATGTCGACGACGTCGCCGACCTCTACCTCCTCGCGCTGGAGAAGACGCCCCCGGGCGCCTTCTACTTCGTGGAGAACGGTGAGGAGTCGTTCGGCGCGATCGCCGAGGCCATCGCCCGCTCCCTCGGCCTGCCCGGCCCCCGTCCCTGGGACCCCGACGCGCCGGACAACGTCTGGGACCCCCAGTTCGCCCGGCACGCCCTGGGCTCCAACAGCCGCGTACGGGCGCGCCGCGCCCGCGACCTACTCGGCTGGGACCCGCGACACCGCTCGATCACGGACTGGATCCTCCGCGAGCTGCGCTGA
- a CDS encoding LLM class flavin-dependent oxidoreductase, which translates to MTSRLRTTPLSILDRSRTRQGRERSQALRDTVRFAQQAEALGYHRFWVSEHHSVPGVAGSAPTVLASAVAAATVRIRVGTGGVMLPNHRPLVVAEQFGVLESLFPGRIDMGLGRSVGFTDGIRRALGTEKDAAQGFGAQLDELLGWFTGEQGAYPQVHAHPAEGLRPPVFVLATGAGADLAAEAGLSLVIGDLRGRDEMLRAIDRYRAGFRPSAWSSAPYVVVSGNIAVAGTAEEARRLLLPEAWAMAYSRTHGVFPPLAPAAEIEAREMTEKERGFYERGLRGQLYGTEDEVAAALDELIERSDADEVLVTTSTYDREALLDSYRRLARVAELSGDLDPGSVPGSGPGRVSEGLPGGLGHAAHGA; encoded by the coding sequence GTGACCTCACGCCTGCGCACCACCCCCTTGTCGATCCTGGACCGCTCCCGTACCCGCCAGGGCCGGGAGCGGTCGCAGGCGCTGCGCGACACCGTACGGTTCGCCCAGCAGGCCGAGGCCCTGGGCTACCACCGTTTCTGGGTCTCCGAGCACCACAGCGTGCCCGGCGTCGCCGGTTCGGCGCCCACGGTGCTGGCATCCGCCGTCGCGGCGGCGACGGTCCGCATCCGGGTGGGCACGGGCGGGGTGATGCTGCCGAACCACCGCCCGCTGGTCGTGGCGGAGCAGTTCGGGGTGCTCGAATCCCTCTTCCCGGGCCGGATCGACATGGGCCTGGGCCGCTCCGTCGGCTTCACGGACGGCATCCGCCGCGCCCTGGGCACCGAGAAGGACGCCGCGCAGGGCTTCGGCGCCCAACTCGACGAGCTGCTCGGCTGGTTCACCGGCGAGCAGGGCGCCTACCCCCAGGTCCACGCCCATCCGGCGGAGGGGCTGCGGCCGCCCGTCTTCGTGCTGGCCACCGGCGCGGGCGCGGATCTGGCGGCGGAGGCCGGGCTGTCCCTGGTGATCGGCGATCTGCGGGGCCGGGACGAGATGCTGCGCGCGATCGACCGCTACCGCGCGGGCTTCCGCCCCTCGGCGTGGTCCTCCGCCCCGTACGTCGTCGTCTCGGGCAATATCGCGGTCGCCGGCACGGCGGAGGAGGCCCGCAGGCTGCTGCTCCCCGAGGCATGGGCGATGGCCTACTCCCGCACCCACGGCGTCTTCCCGCCGCTGGCTCCGGCTGCGGAGATCGAGGCCCGGGAGATGACCGAGAAGGAGCGCGGCTTCTACGAGCGGGGCCTGCGCGGCCAGTTGTACGGCACGGAGGACGAGGTCGCCGCCGCGCTCGACGAGCTGATCGAGCGCAGCGACGCCGACGAGGTGCTGGTCACCACGAGCACATACGACCGCGAGGCCCTGCTGGATTCATACCGGCGCCTGGCCCGCGTGGCGGAGCTGTCGGGCGACCTCGACCCCGGCTCTGTCCCTGGCTCCGGCCCCGGCCGGGTGTCAGAGGGCCTTCCCGGCGGGCTTGGCCATGCCGCGCACGGTGCGTGA
- a CDS encoding TerD family protein produces MTPGSNLPLSVARVAVDVTAPVRLDVSGLLLTANGKVRSDDDFVFYNQPAGPGVTHRAGAAGAGDTITVDTAAVPADIEKIVVTASLDAPGATFAGTEPTATVRGADDGAVIASFTPPQLGSETALVIVEVYRRNGAWKVRAVGQGYANGLAGIATDFGVSVEEPAAPAAPAAQAPAPPSGPPAGFQPPPPMPTAPPAAAPAAPPAAAPAPAGGKINLDKGRVSLQKNQTVSLVKGGRPLLSSVKMGLGWEPAFRGKDIDLDASVIAFGVDRKKIDACFFGKLAILNGAIQHSGDNLTGEGGGDDESITVHLGGLPPEVTGLVFTVNSFSGQKFTDVAKAYCRLLDAQSGEELVRFDLTHAEPRTGVMMAKLIKQFSGEWEMTAMGEYVDSRTVRGMAKPAGKAL; encoded by the coding sequence ATGACACCCGGCTCGAACCTCCCCCTCTCCGTCGCGCGCGTGGCGGTTGACGTCACCGCTCCGGTGCGGCTCGACGTATCGGGCCTGCTGCTCACCGCCAACGGCAAGGTGCGCTCCGACGACGACTTCGTCTTCTACAACCAGCCCGCCGGACCCGGGGTGACCCATCGCGCCGGTGCCGCGGGCGCCGGCGACACCATCACCGTGGACACCGCCGCCGTCCCCGCCGATATCGAGAAGATCGTGGTGACCGCGAGTCTGGACGCGCCCGGGGCGACGTTCGCGGGCACCGAGCCGACCGCCACCGTGCGCGGCGCCGACGACGGCGCGGTGATCGCCTCCTTCACCCCGCCGCAGCTGGGCAGCGAGACCGCGCTGGTGATCGTGGAGGTCTACCGGCGCAATGGGGCATGGAAGGTGCGCGCGGTCGGGCAGGGGTATGCCAACGGTCTGGCGGGCATCGCCACCGACTTCGGGGTGTCGGTCGAGGAGCCCGCCGCACCGGCCGCCCCCGCCGCCCAGGCGCCGGCCCCGCCGAGCGGTCCGCCCGCCGGTTTCCAGCCCCCGCCGCCCATGCCGACCGCCCCGCCGGCCGCCGCCCCGGCCGCGCCGCCCGCCGCCGCACCGGCCCCGGCCGGCGGGAAGATCAACCTGGACAAGGGCCGCGTCAGCCTGCAGAAGAACCAGACGGTGTCGCTGGTCAAGGGCGGCCGCCCGTTGCTCAGCTCCGTGAAGATGGGTCTGGGCTGGGAGCCCGCCTTCCGCGGCAAGGACATCGACCTGGACGCGTCCGTGATCGCCTTCGGTGTCGACCGTAAGAAGATCGACGCCTGCTTCTTCGGCAAGCTGGCCATCCTCAACGGCGCCATTCAGCACTCGGGCGACAACCTCACCGGTGAGGGCGGAGGCGACGACGAGTCCATCACCGTCCACCTCGGCGGCCTCCCGCCCGAGGTCACCGGCCTGGTCTTCACGGTCAACTCCTTCTCCGGCCAGAAGTTCACCGATGTGGCCAAGGCGTACTGCCGCCTGCTCGACGCCCAGTCCGGCGAGGAGCTGGTCCGCTTCGACCTCACCCACGCCGAGCCGCGCACGGGCGTGATGATGGCGAAGTTGATCAAGCAGTTCTCGGGCGAGTGGGAGATGACCGCGATGGGTGAGTACGTGGATTCACGCACCGTGCGCGGCATGGCCAAGCCCGCCGGGAAGGCCCTCTGA
- a CDS encoding MarR family winged helix-turn-helix transcriptional regulator, with protein sequence MTETPGGMSASAVRAAHEIRVVIGRLRRRFRETYDNEGLTPSQTSVLSRLSKEGPASTSALAAAERVRPQSMAATLAVLEERGLIQRRPDPHDGRRQLVSTSDTGSAYLDDKRRAGEEWLAQALETGYTEAERKTILEALALLDQLSRA encoded by the coding sequence ATGACAGAGACCCCTGGCGGCATGTCCGCGTCCGCCGTGCGCGCCGCGCACGAGATCCGTGTGGTGATCGGCCGGCTGCGGCGGCGGTTCAGGGAGACGTACGACAACGAGGGGCTCACCCCCTCGCAGACGTCCGTGCTCAGCAGGCTCAGCAAGGAGGGCCCCGCCTCGACCAGCGCCCTGGCGGCGGCCGAGCGGGTGCGGCCGCAGTCGATGGCGGCCACGCTCGCCGTGCTGGAGGAGCGCGGGCTGATCCAGCGGCGCCCCGATCCCCATGACGGGCGGCGGCAGCTGGTCTCGACGAGCGACACCGGCAGTGCGTACCTGGATGACAAGCGGCGGGCGGGCGAGGAATGGCTCGCCCAGGCCCTGGAGACCGGCTATACGGAAGCGGAACGGAAGACCATCCTCGAGGCGCTGGCCCTGCTGGACCAGCTCAGCCGCGCATGA
- a CDS encoding MFS transporter, which translates to MIERLTRRKTKTAARGAFDRKLLAPMMLGSILNPVNSSIISVSLVPIGAAFGAPPAQTAWLVSALYLATAIGQPVVGRLIDLYGPRRLFLAGATLTGIAGLIGLLAPNMGALIVSRVVLGFGTCAGYPAAMSLIRSEARRTGQDSPAGILAILAVAGQTVAVIGPPLGGVLIGLGGWRSTFAVNIPLAVAGLLLGARRLPKAPREARAAKEIRLDLPGMALFAAMLVSLLLFLMEPRADRWYLPVLMAVAAAGFAVRELRVAEPFIDLRVFGGNAPLLLTYARALLVSVVSYVFLYGYTQWLQDGRGLTASQAGLAQLPMFLTGIAVSTLTGRRTAVRGKLLVGAVGQIAGCSLLLLLQPHSAVGLLITVALVFGVPQGLISLALQNAVYHQADPERMGSSAGLLRTFLYLGAMVASSANGAFFGARADTGGLHGLAWFMLAVAGLFLALTAVDRSLGRIGSDASSPGASSSARQPQQRKA; encoded by the coding sequence ATGATCGAGCGGCTCACTCGACGCAAGACCAAAACCGCGGCGCGGGGCGCCTTCGACCGTAAGCTCCTCGCGCCGATGATGCTGGGTTCGATCCTGAACCCGGTCAACTCCTCCATCATCTCCGTGTCGTTGGTGCCCATCGGCGCCGCGTTCGGGGCGCCGCCGGCGCAGACGGCCTGGCTGGTCTCCGCGCTCTATCTGGCCACCGCGATAGGCCAGCCAGTTGTGGGCCGGCTGATCGATCTCTACGGGCCGCGCCGTCTCTTCCTCGCCGGGGCCACGCTGACCGGGATCGCGGGGCTGATCGGACTGCTGGCCCCGAACATGGGGGCGCTGATCGTCTCGCGGGTGGTGCTCGGCTTCGGCACCTGCGCAGGCTATCCGGCGGCTATGTCCCTCATCCGCAGCGAGGCCCGGCGGACCGGCCAGGACAGCCCCGCCGGGATCCTCGCCATACTCGCGGTCGCCGGCCAGACCGTCGCGGTCATCGGACCACCCCTGGGCGGAGTGCTGATCGGGCTGGGCGGCTGGCGCTCCACGTTCGCCGTCAACATCCCCCTCGCGGTGGCCGGTCTGCTCCTCGGCGCCCGGCGGCTGCCCAAGGCGCCCCGCGAGGCGCGCGCCGCGAAGGAGATCCGGCTGGACCTGCCGGGCATGGCGCTGTTCGCCGCGATGCTCGTCTCGCTGCTGCTCTTCCTGATGGAGCCCCGGGCCGACCGCTGGTATCTGCCCGTGCTGATGGCGGTGGCGGCGGCCGGGTTCGCGGTGCGGGAGCTGCGGGTGGCGGAGCCGTTCATCGATCTGCGGGTGTTCGGCGGCAACGCACCCCTGCTGCTCACCTACGCCCGCGCCCTCCTCGTCTCCGTCGTCTCCTACGTCTTCCTGTACGGCTACACCCAGTGGCTCCAGGACGGCCGGGGGCTGACGGCCTCACAGGCGGGCCTCGCCCAACTGCCGATGTTCCTCACCGGGATCGCGGTGTCCACCCTCACCGGCCGCCGCACCGCCGTGCGCGGCAAGCTGCTCGTGGGCGCCGTGGGGCAGATCGCCGGCTGCTCCCTGCTGCTTCTGCTCCAGCCGCACAGCGCGGTGGGGCTGCTGATCACCGTCGCGCTCGTCTTCGGCGTACCGCAGGGGCTGATCAGCCTCGCCCTGCAGAACGCGGTGTACCACCAGGCCGATCCGGAACGGATGGGCTCCTCGGCGGGGCTGCTCCGTACCTTCCTCTACCTCGGCGCGATGGTCGCCTCCAGCGCCAACGGCGCCTTCTTCGGCGCCCGCGCCGACACCGGCGGGCTGCACGGCCTGGCCTGGTTCATGCTCGCCGTCGCCGGTCTGTTCCTGGCGCTGACGGCCGTGGACCGTTCGCTGGGCCGTATCGGATCCGACGCTTCCTCCCCCGGCGCTTCCTCCTCCGCTCGACAACCGCAGCAGCGAAAGGCTTGA
- a CDS encoding TetR/AcrR family transcriptional regulator: MEAPTGVLTPAARRILDTAAELFYGQGINAVGVDLIAKRSGVTKKTLYDRFGSKEALVAAYLRERDERWRAWLTAEVEKSPPADRALATFDALALWVARENSRGCGFVNAAAELPDAGHPARRVIADQKRWLRGYLRQLCEEAGVTAPDELADELLLLHEGATVLNGLSVVADAVRIARRLAVRALERAR; this comes from the coding sequence ATGGAAGCGCCTACGGGAGTGCTCACCCCCGCCGCGCGCCGCATCCTCGACACCGCTGCCGAGCTGTTCTACGGGCAGGGGATCAACGCGGTCGGCGTGGATCTGATCGCCAAGCGCTCCGGCGTCACCAAGAAGACGCTGTACGACCGCTTCGGCTCCAAGGAGGCCCTGGTCGCCGCGTATCTACGGGAGCGCGATGAGCGGTGGCGGGCATGGCTCACCGCCGAGGTCGAGAAGTCACCCCCGGCGGACCGCGCGCTGGCCACGTTCGACGCGCTCGCGCTGTGGGTGGCCCGCGAGAACTCCCGCGGCTGCGGTTTCGTGAACGCGGCGGCCGAACTGCCGGACGCCGGGCATCCGGCCCGGCGGGTGATCGCCGACCAGAAGCGATGGCTGCGTGGATATCTGCGGCAGCTGTGCGAGGAGGCGGGCGTGACGGCCCCCGACGAGCTGGCGGACGAACTGCTGCTGCTCCACGAGGGCGCCACGGTCCTGAACGGGCTGTCGGTGGTCGCGGACGCGGTCCGCATCGCGCGGCGGCTGGCCGTGCGGGCGCTGGAGCGGGCCAGGTAA
- a CDS encoding DMT family transporter has translation MPVSAAVTSIGLVVMWSSGFIGAELGTREAPADTLLMWRFLAAAAILGGAWALFRRRRLRPRALAEQAAIGALSQGGYLGGIVWAVGLGVPSGTAALIAALQPLAAGALAGRLLGETVSPRQWAGLAIGLGGVALVVQGDLSAGPAAAPAWAYGLPFAAMAALLAASFLERRARASLAPVDAIPLHCLVSAVLFTGVALVGGHAAPPSGGGFWAAVVWTVLLSTVGGYGFYWLSLRRNGVTGTSALIYLTPPTTLVWAYAMFGDAPGWTALAGMAVCVIGVTAATVRRRPDRSAQLAEDPVRDRAVSRVPAE, from the coding sequence ATGCCCGTCAGCGCCGCCGTCACCTCCATCGGCCTCGTCGTGATGTGGAGTTCCGGCTTCATCGGAGCCGAGCTCGGCACCCGGGAGGCCCCCGCCGACACCCTGCTGATGTGGCGCTTCCTCGCCGCGGCGGCGATCTTGGGGGGCGCCTGGGCGCTGTTCAGGCGCCGCCGACTGCGCCCACGCGCCCTGGCCGAGCAGGCGGCGATCGGGGCGCTCTCGCAGGGCGGCTATCTCGGCGGGATCGTCTGGGCGGTCGGGCTCGGCGTGCCGTCCGGCACCGCCGCGCTGATCGCCGCGTTGCAGCCGCTCGCGGCGGGCGCGCTGGCCGGGCGGCTGCTCGGGGAGACGGTCAGCCCGCGCCAGTGGGCGGGGCTGGCGATCGGGCTCGGCGGGGTCGCGCTCGTCGTCCAGGGCGATCTGTCGGCGGGTCCGGCCGCCGCGCCGGCCTGGGCGTACGGGCTGCCCTTCGCCGCCATGGCGGCACTGCTGGCCGCGAGCTTCCTCGAACGCAGGGCGCGGGCGTCGCTCGCCCCCGTGGACGCCATACCGCTCCACTGCCTCGTCAGCGCCGTCCTGTTCACCGGGGTCGCCCTCGTCGGGGGCCATGCCGCGCCGCCGTCGGGCGGTGGCTTCTGGGCCGCGGTGGTCTGGACGGTGCTGCTCTCCACCGTCGGCGGCTACGGCTTCTACTGGCTGAGCCTGCGCCGCAACGGCGTCACCGGCACCAGCGCACTGATCTACCTCACGCCCCCGACCACGCTGGTGTGGGCCTACGCGATGTTCGGGGACGCGCCCGGGTGGACCGCCCTCGCGGGCATGGCGGTGTGCGTGATCGGCGTGACGGCCGCCACCGTGCGCCGCCGTCCGGATCGGTCAGCGCAGCTCGCGGAGGATCCAGTCCGTGATCGAGCGGTGTCGCGGGTCCCAGCCGAGTAG
- a CDS encoding alkaline phosphatase PhoX, with amino-acid sequence MSLSRRDFAKRSAYTGAGVALVGSAGVLATAPGALAAEATDAGAAGTAGHDGGGASLGYGPLVEDPKGILALPKGFRYKIITRTGETKLESGESTPSNHDGTATFEGSRGATLLVNNHELAGPRSDWPHPVPLIEGLVYDPAASGGCTVVEVSKYGDHVTEWVGIAGTATNCAGGRTPWGTWLTCEETEDKAGQNGMTKDHGYVFEVDPHDRNANRDPKPIKALGRYAHEAVVVDPKRGHLYLTEDASGPNGLLYRWVPPHGFEHGRGKLDRLKDDAGVLQAPKCYDSGGNFVDDLSRATKTGTVYGVDWEPVPDRDAKTVSVRKQFKDGEITRARKLEGMWWADGGAYIVSSFAREESPVQHDGQVWFYDPKRRTLTLKVLLGVNPDPSKDGAFDGPDNITVSPYGGLVIAEDGEGIQHLFGATEDGRTYPIARNDLNIGTAEEPEFSEFTGVVFSPDGSTLYANIQVPGIMLAITGPWRRQR; translated from the coding sequence ATGTCGCTCAGCCGAAGAGACTTCGCGAAGCGTTCCGCGTATACGGGGGCCGGGGTCGCCCTGGTCGGAAGCGCGGGGGTGCTCGCCACCGCCCCCGGCGCGCTCGCCGCTGAGGCGACCGACGCGGGCGCCGCGGGCACCGCGGGCCACGATGGCGGCGGCGCGTCGCTCGGCTACGGTCCGCTCGTCGAGGACCCCAAGGGCATCCTGGCGCTGCCCAAGGGGTTCCGCTACAAGATCATCACCCGCACCGGTGAGACGAAGCTGGAGTCCGGCGAGTCCACCCCGTCCAACCACGACGGCACCGCCACCTTCGAGGGCTCGCGCGGTGCGACGTTGCTGGTCAACAATCACGAGCTGGCCGGTCCCCGCAGCGACTGGCCGCACCCGGTCCCGCTGATCGAGGGGCTGGTCTACGACCCGGCGGCCTCCGGCGGCTGCACCGTCGTCGAGGTCTCCAAGTACGGCGACCATGTCACCGAGTGGGTCGGCATCGCGGGCACCGCCACCAACTGCGCCGGTGGCCGCACCCCCTGGGGCACCTGGCTGACCTGCGAGGAGACCGAGGACAAGGCCGGCCAGAACGGCATGACCAAGGACCACGGCTACGTCTTCGAGGTGGACCCGCACGACCGTAACGCCAACCGCGACCCGAAGCCGATCAAGGCCCTGGGCCGGTACGCCCACGAGGCTGTCGTCGTGGACCCCAAGCGCGGTCACCTCTACCTCACCGAGGACGCCTCCGGCCCGAACGGCCTCCTCTACCGCTGGGTGCCGCCGCACGGCTTCGAGCACGGCCGCGGCAAGCTCGACCGGCTCAAGGACGACGCGGGCGTGCTCCAGGCGCCCAAGTGCTACGACTCGGGCGGCAACTTCGTGGACGACCTGTCCCGCGCCACCAAGACCGGCACGGTCTACGGCGTGGACTGGGAGCCGGTGCCGGACCGCGACGCGAAGACCGTGTCGGTGCGCAAGCAGTTCAAGGACGGCGAGATCACCCGGGCGCGCAAGCTCGAGGGCATGTGGTGGGCCGACGGCGGCGCGTACATCGTCTCCTCGTTCGCCCGTGAGGAGAGCCCGGTCCAGCACGACGGCCAGGTCTGGTTCTACGACCCCAAGCGCCGCACCCTCACCCTCAAGGTGCTGCTCGGCGTCAACCCCGACCCGTCGAAGGACGGCGCCTTCGACGGCCCGGACAACATCACCGTCTCGCCGTACGGCGGTCTGGTCATCGCCGAGGACGGCGAGGGCATCCAGCACCTCTTCGGCGCCACCGAGGACGGCCGGACGTACCCGATCGCGCGCAACGACCTGAACATCGGCACGGCGGAGGAGCCGGAGTTCAGCGAGTTCACCGGCGTGGTCTTCTCGCCCGACGGATCGACGCTCTACGCCAACATCCAGGTGCCGGGCATCATGCTCGCGATCACCGGCCCCTGGCGCCGCCAGCGCTGA